In one window of Ruminococcus albus AD2013 DNA:
- a CDS encoding lipid II:glycine glycyltransferase FemX produces MEIIDKKNKELLKEYENFAKNSEYGNFMQSLRWPKVKENWGWDAVISRGADGKIRGTCLVIIKNIPIFPTTFLYAPHGPVCDWSDKEVMTDLFEGIKVLAKKYRAYQFMWDPPFEEKERDRSKLITDMGFSHIDDAPELTTIQARNNYMLRDIKGKTADEVMQSFKPDWRNRIRKGPKKGVYCEICGTEALDDFYPMMEATGIRDGFSIRGKDYFVKFIEGLGKEHCHLFMCYVDEDGKKIPLSGAVTTQYAGKTCYVYGASANHHRNLYPNYLMQWTMINWALEGNCDIYDFMGIPFYKDETNPNYGVYKFKKGFNGEVVTYAGEYFYTFRPIMKKIVDFAEKVYMDMHERKRQKLLKNRNTDMQ; encoded by the coding sequence ATGGAAATTATAGATAAGAAAAACAAAGAACTCCTGAAAGAGTACGAAAATTTTGCGAAGAACAGCGAGTACGGCAACTTCATGCAGTCGCTGAGATGGCCTAAAGTAAAGGAAAACTGGGGCTGGGACGCAGTTATTTCCCGCGGCGCTGACGGCAAGATAAGGGGTACTTGTCTTGTAATAATCAAGAATATACCCATATTCCCTACAACATTTCTGTATGCGCCCCACGGCCCTGTCTGCGACTGGAGCGATAAGGAAGTTATGACCGACCTGTTTGAGGGAATAAAGGTACTGGCGAAGAAGTACCGCGCTTATCAGTTCATGTGGGATCCGCCCTTTGAGGAAAAGGAAAGGGATCGTTCAAAGCTGATAACCGATATGGGATTCTCTCATATCGACGATGCACCCGAGCTGACTACCATACAGGCTAGAAACAACTATATGCTACGTGATATAAAGGGCAAAACAGCCGATGAGGTAATGCAGTCATTCAAACCCGACTGGAGAAACCGTATACGCAAAGGTCCTAAAAAGGGCGTTTACTGCGAGATATGCGGAACTGAGGCTCTGGACGATTTCTACCCTATGATGGAAGCTACGGGTATCCGTGACGGCTTCTCAATAAGAGGCAAGGATTATTTTGTCAAGTTCATTGAAGGCCTTGGCAAGGAGCACTGCCATCTGTTTATGTGCTATGTAGACGAAGACGGCAAGAAGATACCCCTTTCAGGCGCAGTTACAACACAGTATGCGGGCAAGACCTGTTATGTGTACGGCGCATCCGCAAACCATCACAGAAATCTGTACCCCAACTATCTGATGCAGTGGACTATGATAAACTGGGCGCTTGAGGGCAACTGCGATATCTACGACTTCATGGGCATACCTTTCTACAAGGACGAAACCAACCCCAACTACGGTGTGTACAAGTTCAAGAAGGGATTCAACGGTGAAGTTGTCACCTACGCGGGTGAATACTTCTACACATTCAGACCGATAATGAAGAAGATAGTTGACTTTGCCGAGAAGGTATACATGGATATGCACGAGCGCAAGAGACAGAAGCTTCTGAAAAACAGAAACACTGATATGCAGTAA
- the fliB gene encoding flagellin lysine-N-methylase encodes MTVLQPDYFSAFRCTCTECKDNCCKMGWDIEIDENTLSYYREHGGELCERLCENIYEEDGAHYMLQEGGCPFLTADGLCGVQQELGAEHISDICREHPRFYEWFGDYKEAGLGLCCEEVSRLVLTHERPVLFTEKQTDEAPDDLEFDSEIFAVVKNIREKLIDIAQDRGFTIMQRLALLCYCAEDISEALQEEDCEQLKKISGMLAIDGFRMEIVIQAEKDILSGDVRAMGKDGLDRLFSLFSQMEYMGSLGERFSLTDDIRDKMLSEEKTFSENYAPYQHELENILVYFLYRYFIKSTRDYAAEERLFTAVYMTLAARGLFLREYAEKGVLPDLDRRILLVKELSKEVEYDSDNMDIIYDEIQQYADTRDMLCGLCFQGDI; translated from the coding sequence ATGACAGTTTTACAGCCTGATTATTTTTCTGCTTTCAGGTGTACTTGTACCGAGTGCAAGGACAACTGCTGCAAGATGGGCTGGGATATTGAGATAGACGAGAATACACTTTCGTACTACCGTGAACACGGCGGAGAGCTTTGTGAGCGGCTTTGTGAAAACATATACGAAGAAGATGGAGCGCATTATATGTTGCAGGAGGGCGGATGTCCTTTCCTGACTGCTGATGGGCTCTGTGGTGTACAGCAGGAACTCGGTGCGGAGCACATATCTGATATATGCCGTGAGCACCCGAGGTTCTACGAGTGGTTCGGTGACTACAAGGAAGCGGGGCTGGGGCTTTGCTGTGAGGAAGTCAGCAGATTAGTGCTGACACACGAACGTCCCGTATTGTTTACGGAGAAGCAGACAGATGAAGCGCCCGACGACCTTGAATTCGATAGTGAGATATTCGCGGTGGTGAAGAATATCCGCGAAAAGCTTATAGATATCGCGCAGGACAGAGGTTTCACCATAATGCAAAGACTGGCACTGCTGTGCTATTGCGCCGAGGATATCAGTGAAGCCTTGCAGGAGGAAGACTGCGAACAGCTGAAAAAGATATCGGGTATGCTGGCGATAGACGGATTCCGCATGGAGATAGTTATACAGGCGGAGAAAGATATACTTTCGGGCGATGTAAGGGCTATGGGCAAAGATGGTCTTGACAGGCTGTTTTCGCTGTTTTCGCAGATGGAATACATGGGTTCTCTTGGTGAAAGGTTCTCGCTGACCGACGATATCCGCGATAAGATGCTTTCTGAAGAAAAGACATTTTCCGAGAACTACGCACCGTATCAGCACGAGCTTGAAAACATACTGGTGTATTTTTTGTACAGATACTTCATCAAATCCACAAGGGACTATGCGGCAGAGGAGAGACTATTCACGGCGGTGTACATGACCCTTGCGGCAAGAGGGCTGTTCCTGCGGGAATACGCGGAAAAGGGCGTTCTTCCCGATCTTGACAGGCGTATACTTCTTGTGAAAGAACTTTCAAAGGAAGTGGAGTACGACAGCGACAACATGGATATCATCTATGACGAGATACAGCAGTACGCCGATACGCGGGATATGTTGTGCGGTCTATGCTTTCAGGGTGATATATGA
- a CDS encoding helix-turn-helix domain-containing protein, with translation MLSKKVAFLLKKLDVENSVIAGYSGCSPANFSRLRSGARTYTSKSTTVKKFVEGIYYYCCDNSRLGELCSIIKCADISEDNIISALTVWLFDGNNASADTDERSENNVFGDKLCSLMDIAELTNKELSGMIGVDASYISRMRNGERVPVRSTSMLMKLCSALAEHIDSDNKIAKMYTLIGSKDEDRAAEISEQIFTWFSNRKMPVNLQSVKWLIKMLNDIKDSPENYELPDVPHYEIKSEYYGASGLRQCCARFLDDLIQNKSREILLYSDFNIDWLAWDYGTLWVNMMKVCLNCGTRIKIIHSIDRSVHEMVEAIISWLPLYVLGQIEPYYSTDPQGGRFACSIIVDPENACIQSSGVRDMEEGSEYSYITKKKGIERNVRAFDAMLSRCRPLLVISEPIIPAVNAEVYEYGEVQLCFEDDRVYINKLSSPPRSFTFTYEPMKQAFRSFADCNGGL, from the coding sequence ATGTTGAGTAAGAAAGTCGCTTTTCTGCTGAAAAAACTGGATGTCGAAAACAGTGTTATCGCTGGATATTCGGGGTGCAGTCCCGCAAATTTCAGCAGACTCAGGAGCGGCGCGAGAACTTATACGAGCAAAAGCACCACTGTGAAAAAATTTGTTGAGGGCATTTACTACTACTGCTGTGACAACAGCAGGCTGGGTGAGCTTTGTAGCATTATAAAATGTGCGGATATCAGTGAGGATAATATAATTTCTGCCCTGACAGTATGGCTTTTTGATGGCAATAATGCTTCTGCGGACACTGATGAACGTTCAGAGAACAACGTGTTCGGGGACAAACTTTGCAGTCTCATGGATATAGCAGAACTTACGAACAAGGAACTCAGCGGAATGATAGGCGTTGATGCTTCTTATATCAGCCGTATGCGCAACGGGGAGAGAGTACCTGTCAGAAGCACATCGATGCTGATGAAGCTGTGCTCGGCACTGGCTGAACATATTGACAGCGACAATAAGATAGCTAAGATGTATACCCTGATTGGCAGCAAGGACGAAGACCGCGCAGCCGAGATATCCGAGCAGATATTCACCTGGTTCAGCAACAGGAAGATGCCTGTGAATTTGCAGTCAGTCAAATGGCTCATCAAGATGTTGAATGATATAAAGGATTCGCCTGAAAATTATGAACTGCCGGATGTTCCGCATTATGAGATAAAGTCAGAATACTACGGTGCAAGCGGATTGCGGCAGTGCTGTGCAAGGTTCCTTGATGACCTTATTCAGAACAAAAGCCGCGAGATACTTCTGTATTCCGATTTCAATATCGACTGGCTTGCATGGGATTACGGCACGCTGTGGGTCAACATGATGAAAGTCTGCCTGAACTGCGGCACCCGTATAAAAATAATCCACAGCATCGACAGAAGCGTCCATGAGATGGTAGAAGCTATCATCAGCTGGCTGCCGCTGTATGTTCTGGGGCAGATAGAGCCTTATTATTCTACCGACCCTCAGGGCGGAAGATTTGCCTGCTCCATCATCGTAGACCCCGAAAATGCCTGCATACAAAGCAGCGGCGTAAGAGATATGGAGGAAGGATCGGAATATTCCTACATCACAAAGAAAAAAGGTATCGAGCGGAATGTTCGTGCATTTGATGCTATGCTTTCCAGATGCCGCCCCCTGCTTGTGATATCAGAACCAATTATTCCCGCAGTAAATGCCGAAGTTTATGAGTACGGTGAGGTTCAGCTGTGCTTTGAGGACGACCGCGTGTACATAAACAAACTCTCCTCGCCACCGCGCTCTTTCACCTTTACTTACGAACCCATGAAACAAGCCTTCCGCAGTTTTGCCGACTGCAACGGCGGACTGTAA
- a CDS encoding KH domain-containing protein encodes MEELLKTIVSDLVEDKTAVEVSADEPNDEGVIVYHLHVAADDMGRVIGKQGRIAKAIRVVMRAAASRSGQKIMVEID; translated from the coding sequence ATGGAAGAATTACTGAAAACGATCGTCAGCGATCTGGTCGAAGACAAGACAGCTGTTGAAGTATCTGCTGATGAACCCAACGATGAGGGCGTTATCGTATATCATCTGCACGTTGCGGCTGATGATATGGGCAGAGTTATAGGCAAGCAGGGCAGGATCGCCAAGGCTATCCGCGTTGTTATGAGAGCTGCTGCTTCTCGTTCAGGTCAGAAGATCATGGTCGAGATAGACTGA
- the rpsP gene encoding 30S ribosomal protein S16: MAVKIRLRRMGAKKAPFYRLVVADSRYPRDGRFIEELGYYDPTKEPSLVKVDDEKVKSWIAKGAQPTDTVKAILKKNGTL; encoded by the coding sequence ATGGCAGTTAAGATCAGACTGAGAAGAATGGGCGCTAAGAAGGCACCTTTCTACAGACTTGTTGTTGCTGACTCCAGATATCCCAGAGATGGCAGATTTATCGAGGAGCTGGGCTACTATGATCCTACCAAGGAGCCTTCCCTGGTAAAGGTTGATGACGAGAAGGTAAAGAGCTGGATCGCTAAGGGCGCACAGCCTACCGATACAGTAAAGGCAATTCTGAAGAAGAACGGCACACTGTAA
- a CDS encoding immunity 17 family protein — translation MSNPLMTLIVILIGGFSIFCAYKDYDWFMNNSKARFWVKVLGRDGARKFYMGLGAFLIAVGVVLCFTGF, via the coding sequence ATGAGTAATCCTCTTATGACTTTGATAGTCATATTGATAGGCGGATTTTCGATATTCTGTGCTTACAAGGACTATGACTGGTTCATGAACAACAGCAAGGCGCGTTTCTGGGTAAAAGTACTCGGTCGTGACGGCGCAAGAAAGTTCTATATGGGACTTGGCGCGTTCTTAATCGCTGTGGGTGTTGTATTGTGTTTTACAGGATTCTAG
- a CDS encoding Imm17 family immunity protein: MSKFILPTLILAVGVFNIFCACKDYDWFMNRESVRGWVRLIGRNGARVIYIIFGVVIILLAMFFYYARIFGVVDAD, from the coding sequence ATGAGCAAATTTATTTTGCCAACTTTGATATTAGCTGTCGGCGTGTTTAACATATTTTGTGCTTGCAAGGACTATGACTGGTTCATGAACCGTGAATCAGTTCGGGGTTGGGTAAGACTGATCGGCAGGAATGGCGCAAGAGTGATTTATATCATATTTGGTGTGGTAATTATCCTGTTGGCTATGTTTTTTTACTATGCCAGAATATTTGGAGTTGTGGATGCTGATTAG
- the ffh gene encoding signal recognition particle protein encodes MAFEGLSEKLGGVFKKLKGRGKLTEADVKEAMKEVKMALLEADVSYKVVKDFVANVTERSVGEDVLKSLTPAQQVIKIVNEELVKLMGEANSKINFPSKPPCVIMMCGLQGSGKTTHAAKLAKMFKRQGSRPLLIAADVYRPAAIDQLKIVAEKAEVPVFEMGQIDPRKIVKAGLKEAKDYGYDLVIIDTAGRLHIDEELMDELKDIKKIAEPNEIMLVVDAMIGQDAVKVASSFDEALGIDSVILTKLDSDTRGGAALSVLAVTGKPIKFVGMGEKLDEFEPFHPERMASRILGMGDMLTLIEKASQTVDEEEAEKLAKKMQEEGFDLDDLLEQMKQIHKMGSIKNIISMLPGANKVSDEDLEMGEAALKKTEAIIHSMTKAERKKPAIIDPKRKRRIAAGSGTQVSDVNQLLKQYDDMKKMMKQFGIGGGMLHGKSARRKRAALLKGLGAGKNNTPRT; translated from the coding sequence ATGGCATTTGAAGGATTGAGCGAAAAGCTCGGCGGAGTTTTCAAAAAGCTGAAAGGCAGAGGAAAACTGACCGAAGCCGACGTAAAGGAGGCTATGAAAGAGGTCAAGATGGCTCTGCTGGAGGCGGACGTAAGCTATAAGGTAGTCAAGGATTTCGTGGCTAACGTTACCGAGAGAAGTGTCGGTGAGGACGTGCTGAAGAGCCTTACTCCCGCACAGCAGGTAATAAAGATAGTTAATGAGGAGCTTGTCAAGCTGATGGGCGAGGCAAACTCAAAGATAAATTTCCCCAGCAAACCGCCTTGCGTTATCATGATGTGCGGCTTGCAGGGTTCGGGTAAAACTACCCATGCGGCTAAGCTGGCTAAGATGTTCAAGCGTCAGGGAAGCAGACCTCTGCTGATAGCAGCGGACGTTTACAGACCTGCGGCTATCGATCAGCTGAAAATAGTTGCAGAAAAGGCTGAGGTGCCTGTATTCGAGATGGGTCAGATCGACCCCCGCAAGATAGTCAAGGCAGGTCTTAAAGAGGCTAAGGACTACGGCTATGATCTGGTCATCATCGATACAGCGGGTCGTCTGCACATCGATGAAGAGCTGATGGACGAGCTGAAGGATATCAAGAAGATAGCTGAGCCTAACGAGATAATGCTGGTAGTCGATGCGATGATCGGTCAGGACGCTGTCAAGGTAGCTTCAAGCTTTGATGAAGCACTGGGCATAGATTCCGTTATACTGACAAAGCTCGATTCCGATACACGTGGCGGTGCGGCGCTTTCCGTGCTTGCTGTTACAGGTAAGCCTATCAAGTTCGTGGGTATGGGCGAAAAGCTTGACGAGTTCGAGCCGTTCCACCCAGAAAGAATGGCTTCGAGAATATTGGGTATGGGCGATATGCTCACCCTTATCGAAAAGGCAAGCCAGACGGTCGACGAAGAGGAAGCCGAGAAGCTTGCAAAGAAGATGCAGGAGGAAGGTTTTGACCTTGACGACCTGCTGGAACAGATGAAGCAGATACACAAAATGGGCAGTATTAAGAACATTATCTCCATGCTGCCCGGTGCAAATAAAGTATCCGATGAGGACCTTGAAATGGGTGAAGCTGCGCTGAAAAAGACCGAGGCTATCATACATTCGATGACCAAGGCAGAGCGCAAGAAGCCCGCAATAATCGACCCCAAGCGCAAAAGACGTATCGCGGCGGGCAGCGGCACACAGGTATCCGATGTAAATCAGCTTCTGAAACAGTATGATGATATGAAGAAGATGATGAAGCAGTTCGGTATCGGCGGCGGTATGCTGCACGGCAAGAGCGCAAGACGCAAGAGAGCGGCACTGCTGAAAGGTCTGGGAGCAGGCAAAAACAATACACCTAGAACATAA
- a CDS encoding putative DNA-binding protein, producing the protein MAKSFEMYILLDLYGRLLTEKQYNIMDLYYNDDLSLGEIAAECGISRQGVHDAVKHCEKALADYEEKLGLLKAQRAYVEELKELKAQALDVFNECKRISMSRPIAEKTVVLLENLDSKLAEYETDEISEEAAE; encoded by the coding sequence GTGGCAAAAAGTTTTGAAATGTATATCCTGCTCGATCTGTATGGCAGACTGCTGACGGAAAAGCAGTACAACATCATGGATCTGTATTATAATGATGACCTCAGTCTTGGTGAGATCGCAGCTGAATGCGGCATATCGAGACAGGGCGTTCATGATGCGGTAAAACACTGCGAAAAAGCGCTGGCGGATTATGAGGAAAAGCTCGGTCTGCTGAAAGCGCAGAGGGCGTATGTGGAAGAGCTCAAAGAGCTTAAAGCACAGGCGCTGGACGTATTCAACGAGTGCAAGCGTATAAGTATGTCAAGACCCATAGCCGAAAAGACTGTGGTGCTGCTTGAAAATCTTGACAGCAAGCTGGCTGAATACGAAACTGATGAGATCAGCGAAGAAGCCGCTGAATAA
- a CDS encoding aldo/keto reductase, with the protein MITCTLKNDKYEIKIPSLTYGTANFERKDNDETYFSFMDKYIELGGWCIDTARVYCDWVEDGADVSETVIGRWLEARKCRDKVLISTKGGHYDLETRESRLDRASLEADLAKSLECLKTDYVDIYFLHRDDPHIPVEEIMPILNDMYQSGKIHFIGVSNWTTKRIAEANRFARKNGMEPIRISQINYSLAHASTDILGDNTLVCMDTQEFGWYRRNNFPVMAFSPQAKGFFAKLARGDAATNLPESQFASTANLARLARVKQLCDKTGTPPAVVPLGYLNSQPFFVSSVFAVTKLWQMEENMGAQDLVYDEKTLAFLDNRI; encoded by the coding sequence ATGATTACCTGTACACTGAAAAACGACAAATACGAGATAAAGATACCCAGCCTTACCTACGGTACAGCGAATTTTGAGAGAAAGGACAATGACGAGACATATTTTTCCTTTATGGATAAATATATCGAGCTCGGCGGATGGTGCATAGATACAGCCCGCGTTTACTGCGACTGGGTCGAGGACGGCGCTGATGTGAGCGAGACGGTAATCGGCAGATGGCTTGAGGCCAGAAAGTGCCGCGACAAAGTGCTGATCTCCACCAAGGGCGGACACTACGATCTTGAGACACGCGAATCCCGCCTTGACAGAGCGAGCCTTGAAGCCGATCTTGCAAAGAGTCTTGAATGTCTGAAAACAGACTATGTTGATATATATTTTCTCCACCGTGATGATCCGCATATCCCTGTGGAGGAGATAATGCCGATACTGAACGATATGTATCAGTCGGGAAAGATACATTTCATCGGTGTATCGAACTGGACTACCAAACGTATTGCTGAAGCTAACCGCTTTGCCCGCAAAAACGGCATGGAGCCTATACGCATCAGTCAGATAAATTATTCACTTGCACACGCCAGCACTGATATACTGGGCGACAATACCCTTGTATGCATGGATACTCAGGAATTCGGCTGGTACAGGCGCAACAATTTCCCTGTGATGGCATTTTCGCCACAGGCAAAAGGCTTTTTCGCTAAGCTTGCAAGGGGTGATGCTGCCACAAATCTTCCCGAGAGCCAGTTCGCTTCCACTGCGAACCTTGCGCGTCTTGCGAGGGTAAAGCAGCTTTGCGACAAGACAGGTACTCCCCCTGCAGTGGTACCTCTGGGCTATCTGAATAGTCAGCCTTTCTTTGTATCCTCGGTATTCGCGGTAACAAAGCTCTGGCAGATGGAAGAAAATATGGGAGCTCAGGACTTGGTATACGACGAAAAGACCCTTGCATTCCTTGATAACAGGATATGA
- a CDS encoding GTP-binding protein, producing the protein MTKITIFSGFLGAGKTTLIKKLIAEGYNGEKLVLIENEFGQIGIDGGFLQDAGVEITEMNSGCICCSLVGDFGKALVQVLETYKPDRILIEPSGVGKLSDVIKAVQDIHAHDVVLDGFTTVVDAAKCKMYQKNFGEFFNNQITYASCLILSHTKGVPQDKLDDVVARLRALNDKAPIVTTDWDLLTGKQLTDAMTQKNTLDDELKALLEEEHEHHHHHHDEDEHEHHHHHHDEEEHEHHHHEHGEDCTCGCHDHDHDHEHHHHDHDEHEHHHDHDHEHEHDHDHEHHHHEHGEDCTCGCHDHDHHHHHADEVFTSWGRETAKKFTADEIRAALEALEDEKKYGYVLRAKGIVEGTDGTWIHYDYVPGVPDVRTGSASTIGRLCVIGSQLNEEAVSELFGVQ; encoded by the coding sequence ATGACTAAGATCACCATATTCAGCGGATTCCTCGGCGCAGGTAAGACCACGCTGATAAAAAAACTCATCGCTGAAGGCTATAACGGCGAAAAACTCGTGCTTATCGAGAACGAGTTCGGTCAGATAGGCATCGACGGCGGATTTTTGCAGGACGCAGGCGTTGAGATAACCGAGATGAATTCGGGCTGTATATGCTGTTCACTGGTGGGCGATTTCGGCAAGGCACTGGTTCAGGTGCTGGAGACTTACAAGCCCGACCGTATCCTTATCGAGCCTTCGGGTGTCGGCAAGCTCAGCGACGTTATCAAGGCGGTGCAGGATATCCACGCACACGATGTTGTACTTGACGGCTTCACCACTGTTGTTGACGCCGCAAAGTGCAAGATGTACCAGAAGAATTTCGGTGAGTTCTTCAACAACCAGATAACTTACGCAAGCTGTCTGATACTCAGCCATACCAAAGGCGTTCCTCAGGACAAGCTTGATGATGTTGTTGCAAGGCTCCGCGCGCTGAATGACAAGGCTCCCATCGTTACTACCGACTGGGATCTGCTGACAGGCAAGCAGCTCACTGATGCCATGACACAGAAGAACACTCTCGATGATGAACTGAAAGCTCTGCTTGAAGAGGAACATGAGCATCACCATCACCACCACGATGAGGACGAACACGAACATCATCACCATCATCATGATGAGGAGGAGCATGAGCACCACCATCACGAGCATGGCGAGGACTGCACCTGCGGTTGTCACGACCACGATCATGATCACGAGCATCACCACCATGACCACGATGAGCATGAACATCATCATGATCACGATCACGAACATGAACACGATCATGACCATGAGCATCATCACCACGAGCACGGCGAGGACTGCACCTGCGGCTGTCACGACCACGATCATCATCACCACCACGCTGATGAAGTATTCACCAGCTGGGGCAGAGAGACTGCAAAGAAGTTTACAGCCGATGAGATACGCGCCGCTCTTGAAGCTCTGGAAGACGAAAAGAAGTACGGCTATGTACTGCGTGCAAAAGGCATTGTTGAAGGCACTGACGGCACATGGATACACTACGACTATGTTCCCGGCGTGCCCGATGTAAGAACAGGTTCTGCAAGCACTATCGGCAGACTGTGCGTTATCGGCTCACAGCTTAACGAAGAAGCTGTGTCGGAGCTTTTCGGGGTACAGTGA
- a CDS encoding TIGR03943 family putative permease subunit, whose protein sequence is MNEDNFVPVYLFTGFLEGGKTTFIQKTLEDKRFNNGDRTLLLICEEGMEEYDTKDFEKSHIYPRVIEDKDELNPINLQKLYTEVHGQRVMIEYNGMWTMNDLLNALPDSWAIYQIMNFTDANTFLNYNQNMRSLVVDKLSNCELTVFNRFDKATMDKMEFHKIVRGVSRRCDIAYEYTDGTSEYDDIEDPLPFDINADTIEVEERDYALWYRDINEEPEKYDGKRVHLKAMAAMNPKFPKGTIALGRKIMTCCVEDITFCWLASLCDEQLDLTKPKWFDVTFTVKMQKHKLYKGKGPVLVVEKLTPAEAPLQEVATFY, encoded by the coding sequence ATGAATGAAGATAATTTTGTACCCGTGTACCTGTTCACGGGATTTCTGGAGGGCGGCAAGACCACCTTTATACAGAAGACGCTGGAGGACAAGCGTTTCAACAACGGCGACAGGACACTTCTGCTGATATGCGAGGAGGGCATGGAGGAGTACGATACCAAGGACTTCGAGAAAAGCCATATATATCCCCGTGTGATAGAGGACAAGGACGAGCTTAATCCGATAAACCTGCAAAAGCTGTATACCGAGGTACACGGTCAGCGAGTTATGATAGAGTACAACGGTATGTGGACGATGAACGATCTGCTGAACGCACTGCCTGACAGCTGGGCGATCTACCAGATAATGAATTTCACCGATGCTAATACGTTCCTCAACTACAATCAGAACATGAGGTCACTGGTAGTGGACAAGCTCTCAAACTGTGAGCTGACAGTGTTCAACCGTTTTGACAAGGCTACTATGGACAAGATGGAGTTCCACAAGATAGTAAGAGGTGTAAGCAGACGCTGCGACATCGCTTATGAGTATACTGACGGAACTTCCGAGTACGATGATATCGAAGACCCTCTGCCTTTTGATATCAACGCTGATACGATAGAAGTCGAGGAAAGGGACTATGCGCTGTGGTACAGGGACATCAACGAAGAGCCCGAAAAGTACGATGGCAAGCGGGTGCATCTCAAAGCTATGGCAGCTATGAACCCGAAGTTCCCCAAGGGTACTATCGCACTGGGCAGAAAAATAATGACCTGCTGTGTGGAGGATATAACTTTCTGCTGGCTGGCAAGCCTTTGTGATGAACAGCTTGATCTGACAAAGCCCAAGTGGTTCGATGTGACATTTACAGTAAAGATGCAGAAGCACAAGCTGTACAAGGGCAAGGGTCCCGTGCTTGTGGTGGAGAAACTCACACCTGCCGAAGCACCTTTGCAGGAGGTCGCTACATTCTATTGA